In Mixophyes fleayi isolate aMixFle1 chromosome 4, aMixFle1.hap1, whole genome shotgun sequence, the following proteins share a genomic window:
- the MYL7 gene encoding myosin regulatory light chain 2, atrial isoform translates to MFEQSQIQEFKEAFSCIDQNRDGIITKSDLKETYMQLGKLNVNEDELDEMLKEGKGPINFTIFLSLFGEKLNGTDPEDSIVSAFKLLDPNGTGNVHKDELKSLLMTQADRFTADEVEQMFAVTPIDVAGNIDYKSLCYIITHGDEKEES, encoded by the exons ATGTTCGAGCAGTCGCAAATCCAAGAATTTAAGGAG GCTTTCAGCTGTATAGACCAAAACCGTGATGGCATTATAACAAAGTCTGACCTGAAAGAGACCTACATGCAGCTAG GTAAATTGAATGTGAACGAAGATGAGTTGGATGAAATGCTGAAGGAAGGAAAAGGACCCATCAACTTCACTATATTCCTGTCACTCTTTGGAGAAAAGCTTAATG GTACGGACCCAGAAGATTCTATAGTTAGCGCTTTCAAACTCCTGGACCCCAATGGTACTGGCAATGTCCACAAAGATGA GTTAAAGAGTCTCCTGATGACACAAGCGGACAGATTCACAGCAGATGAG GTGGAACAAATGTTTGCTGTGACACCAATTGATGTGGCTGGAAATATTGACTACAAGTCTCTGTGTTACATTATCACACATGGAGATGAGAAGGAAGAGTCTTGA